In one Sporomusa sphaeroides DSM 2875 genomic region, the following are encoded:
- a CDS encoding beta-class carbonic anhydrase: MNNILAQILQANKNFVAANQAEKYVDLPPAPDKLPSRQLAIFTCMDTRLVEFLEPAMGISRGQAKVIKNAGNSITGPFEATIRSLVISIFELGVKEIVVIGHLDCGLAATDSQKLIKKMLDRGISADAIKMIQKEMENWVDHFHHPLENVEEAVFKIRSNPLIPQDVPVHGLMFNPTTGELSVVVDGYCQTKPE, translated from the coding sequence ATGAATAATATACTTGCACAAATCCTTCAGGCCAATAAAAATTTTGTTGCTGCAAATCAAGCGGAAAAGTATGTAGACTTGCCTCCTGCCCCCGATAAATTGCCTTCACGCCAACTGGCGATTTTCACCTGTATGGATACCAGGCTGGTAGAGTTTTTGGAGCCGGCAATGGGGATATCGCGCGGCCAGGCAAAAGTCATAAAAAATGCGGGGAATTCTATAACCGGTCCCTTTGAAGCCACTATCAGAAGTTTAGTAATAAGCATCTTTGAACTCGGGGTAAAAGAGATTGTCGTGATTGGTCACTTGGATTGTGGCCTGGCAGCTACTGATTCGCAGAAACTTATTAAGAAGATGTTAGACAGAGGCATATCGGCAGATGCCATCAAGATGATTCAAAAGGAAATGGAGAACTGGGTGGATCATTTTCATCATCCTCTGGAAAACGTCGAAGAAGCAGTATTTAAGATTCGCAGCAATCCTCTTATTCCGCAAGACGTACCTGTCCACGGACTGATGTTCAACCCCACTACGGGAGAGCTTAGTGTTGTGGTAGACGGTTACTGCCAGACAAAGCCTGAGTGA
- a CDS encoding CsgG/HfaB family protein: protein MQNNIFRALTLTVSVLIAFIFSTVPQTAAAAAAGGLRYTVTVSQFENRAGWSGQWDVGDAWGLVLTDVLNQSGRFIVLGEKDMRQEALIEQDFASSGRTAQGGKTPVTGQMTPAQILIKGAITHIQDTGKSGGGISVRGISLGGSGGKAEVNITMYMVDSTTGQVLASTNVIGKSSSSGLGVGYHGPGWSGTYANFQKSNVGKAIQDAVAQGSQWMIAQLPNVPWTGTVFRVNGDNIYINRGSREGVVVGQTFAVGHADIIRDPDTGEVLEEMVNEVARIRVVSIKEKLAVCQVISGNPGAIAVNMKIQP from the coding sequence GTGCAAAACAATATATTCAGAGCATTAACGCTCACGGTATCTGTTTTAATCGCGTTTATTTTCAGCACAGTACCGCAAACGGCAGCGGCGGCGGCAGCCGGCGGTCTGCGCTACACAGTCACGGTTTCCCAGTTTGAAAACCGGGCCGGCTGGTCTGGTCAATGGGATGTCGGCGATGCCTGGGGCCTGGTGCTTACCGACGTTCTCAATCAAAGCGGTCGGTTTATTGTCCTTGGCGAGAAAGATATGCGCCAGGAAGCGCTGATCGAACAGGATTTCGCCAGTTCCGGACGGACTGCGCAAGGCGGCAAAACTCCCGTAACCGGCCAGATGACGCCTGCCCAGATACTGATCAAGGGTGCTATCACGCATATACAGGACACCGGTAAATCCGGCGGCGGTATTTCGGTTCGCGGTATATCGCTGGGAGGCAGCGGCGGCAAGGCGGAGGTAAATATCACGATGTATATGGTTGACTCCACCACCGGCCAGGTGCTGGCTTCCACCAATGTTATCGGGAAATCCTCCAGCAGCGGCCTCGGGGTCGGCTATCATGGTCCAGGCTGGTCCGGCACCTATGCCAACTTCCAAAAGAGCAATGTCGGCAAAGCCATTCAAGACGCGGTAGCCCAGGGCTCCCAATGGATGATTGCACAATTGCCCAATGTCCCCTGGACAGGCACGGTTTTCAGAGTGAATGGCGACAATATTTATATCAATCGCGGCAGCCGTGAAGGCGTGGTGGTCGGTCAGACCTTCGCGGTCGGCCATGCTGATATCATTCGGGATCCTGACACCGGCGAAGTTCTCGAGGAAATGGTAAATGAAGTAGCCCGCATTCGAGTTGTTTCCATTAAAGAAAAGCTGGCAGTCTGCCAGGTAATCAGCGGCAACCCGGGAGCCATTGCCGTAAACATGAAAATTCAGCCCTAA
- a CDS encoding DMT family transporter: protein MNRTWISVFIAAFFEVGWVIGLKHAEGTLEWGGTLIAIIVSFYLMIMAGRDIAVGTVYAVFVGLGTAGTVLAEILLFDAPVVPAKLALIILLLGGVVSLKMLSNQQEQEVI from the coding sequence ATGAACAGAACCTGGATATCGGTTTTTATTGCTGCTTTTTTTGAAGTGGGCTGGGTAATCGGACTGAAGCATGCGGAGGGTACATTGGAATGGGGCGGAACGTTAATTGCCATAATCGTTAGCTTTTATCTGATGATTATGGCTGGCCGCGATATTGCCGTGGGAACGGTATATGCTGTTTTTGTCGGACTTGGCACAGCCGGAACCGTATTGGCAGAGATTCTATTATTTGATGCACCTGTCGTCCCTGCTAAGCTTGCCTTGATTATACTCCTGTTGGGCGGTGTTGTTAGTCTTAAAATGCTGAGCAATCAGCAAGAGCAGGAGGTGATATAA
- a CDS encoding DMT family transporter: protein MDWLFLILAGIFEMMGVAMINKLHKDRNWQAVALLFAGFGLSFFFLALAMKSLPMGTAYAVWTGIGASGGAILGMLVYGEPRNVSRIIAIAVVLGSAVGLKLIG from the coding sequence ATGGATTGGCTGTTCTTAATACTGGCAGGCATCTTTGAGATGATGGGTGTTGCTATGATTAACAAACTGCACAAAGACCGCAACTGGCAGGCTGTTGCCCTGCTGTTCGCCGGCTTTGGCTTAAGCTTTTTCTTTCTGGCACTTGCGATGAAATCCCTGCCGATGGGAACAGCCTATGCGGTGTGGACAGGTATTGGCGCTTCAGGAGGAGCAATATTGGGAATGCTGGTATATGGTGAACCCAGAAATGTATCGAGGATTATTGCTATTGCCGTTGTGCTTGGCTCTGCTGTCGGCTTGAAGTTGATTGGTTAA
- a CDS encoding Lsa family ABC-F type ribosomal protection protein, with product MSLINVTNLTFGYDGSYDNIFENVSFQLDTDWKLGFTGRNGRGKTTFLNLLTGKYEYRGTISAQVNFEYFPFAVTNPEEYTIDVIETVYPDYLQWQVMRELSLLQVAEEVLYRPFATLSHGEQTKVLLATLFLKENSFLLIDEPTNHLDMQARKLVSDYLRTKHGFILVSHDRAFLDNCIDHILSINKTNIEIQKGNFSSWWENKRLQDNFELAENEKLRKDITRLSAAAKRTAGWSDNVETTKFGTRNSGIKPDKGYIGHKSAKMMKRSKAIEARQQAAIEDKSRLLKNIESSERLKISQLNFHADRFVEFSNVAIFYGEKTACENVSFTIERGDRLALCGKNGSGKSSLIKLICGADLTYTGTFSKASQLKISYVSQDTAHLSGSLSDYAAANNIDESLFKAILRKLDFSRVQFEKDMSDFSGGQKKKVLIARSLCEQAHLHIWDEPLNFIDVISRMQIEALLFEYAPTILFVEHDTAFCNNIATKTVEL from the coding sequence ATGTCTTTAATAAACGTTACCAATCTGACCTTTGGCTATGATGGCAGTTATGATAACATCTTTGAAAATGTCAGTTTTCAACTTGATACAGACTGGAAACTGGGTTTCACCGGGAGAAATGGCAGAGGAAAAACTACTTTTCTAAACTTGCTTACCGGCAAATATGAATACCGTGGCACTATTTCAGCCCAAGTCAATTTTGAGTATTTTCCTTTTGCTGTAACTAACCCGGAAGAGTACACCATTGATGTAATTGAGACCGTTTATCCGGACTATCTTCAGTGGCAGGTTATGCGTGAACTGTCTTTGCTGCAAGTTGCAGAGGAGGTTTTATACCGTCCGTTTGCCACACTTTCCCATGGGGAGCAAACCAAGGTATTGCTTGCCACCTTGTTCCTTAAGGAAAATAGCTTCCTGCTGATTGATGAACCGACAAACCACCTGGATATGCAGGCCAGAAAACTTGTCAGTGATTATCTTAGAACTAAGCATGGTTTCATTTTAGTGTCTCATGACCGGGCCTTTCTTGATAATTGTATTGATCATATCCTTTCGATTAACAAAACCAATATTGAAATCCAAAAAGGGAATTTTTCGTCTTGGTGGGAGAATAAAAGGCTGCAGGACAATTTTGAGCTTGCGGAAAACGAAAAACTGCGAAAAGATATTACCCGCCTGTCAGCTGCCGCAAAACGCACCGCCGGCTGGTCGGATAATGTGGAGACAACAAAGTTCGGTACCAGAAATTCGGGGATAAAACCCGATAAAGGTTATATTGGACACAAGTCTGCCAAAATGATGAAACGCTCTAAAGCCATCGAAGCCAGACAACAAGCCGCTATTGAGGACAAGTCCAGGCTGCTCAAAAATATAGAAAGCTCTGAGAGACTTAAAATTTCCCAACTGAACTTTCATGCAGACCGTTTTGTAGAATTTAGCAATGTAGCCATCTTCTATGGCGAAAAAACAGCGTGTGAAAATGTAAGTTTTACCATTGAGCGGGGTGACCGTTTAGCGCTTTGTGGTAAAAACGGTTCAGGCAAATCAAGTCTTATCAAGCTGATTTGCGGAGCTGACCTCACTTATACAGGCACTTTCAGCAAAGCAAGCCAGCTTAAAATATCCTATGTTTCGCAGGATACCGCTCACCTTAGCGGCAGCTTAAGCGATTATGCCGCAGCTAACAATATTGATGAAAGCCTGTTTAAGGCTATTTTGAGAAAACTTGATTTTTCCAGAGTTCAATTTGAAAAAGATATGTCAGATTTTAGTGGCGGGCAAAAGAAAAAGGTGCTGATTGCCAGGAGCCTGTGTGAGCAAGCTCATTTGCACATCTGGGATGAACCCCTTAATTTTATCGATGTCATTTCGCGCATGCAGATAGAAGCATTGCTGTTTGAATATGCACCAACAATTCTGTTTGTGGAGCATGACACTGCATTTTGCAACAACATTGCAACAAAGACGGTTGAACTGTAA
- a CDS encoding nucleotidyltransferase, with translation MKVKELGGQTPGVNAIMMYGSFTQGSGDAFSDIEFYIFIEDESYKSFSSKAWVAGICPFYIHLVNEFGTEVFIFENLVRGEFHFLPVTDMPIIETFAAVGFFPDVNAMCLYDKNNTLKQHLSVLKNSMIERNSAESIESVINNYFNAILFGINVLKRGETARSLECLWYVQKYYLQLIRLEENTTDHWVNPTKCLEAEISAANYQRYQKCTSDLNENNLRSAYKELLFAAREVVGKLSARYSFNYDYELFQRLIDYIEV, from the coding sequence ATGAAAGTAAAAGAACTAGGCGGCCAAACACCTGGCGTGAATGCCATTATGATGTATGGTTCCTTTACGCAAGGCTCTGGCGACGCCTTTTCCGATATTGAATTTTATATTTTTATCGAGGATGAAAGTTATAAAAGCTTCAGTTCAAAAGCATGGGTTGCCGGTATATGTCCCTTCTATATCCATCTGGTTAATGAATTCGGCACAGAAGTATTTATTTTCGAAAACTTAGTCAGAGGTGAATTTCACTTTCTGCCGGTAACAGACATGCCTATTATCGAAACCTTTGCTGCTGTAGGCTTTTTTCCGGATGTAAACGCGATGTGTCTGTATGACAAAAACAATACATTAAAACAACATCTTAGTGTGTTAAAAAACAGTATGATTGAGAGAAATTCTGCAGAAAGTATAGAATCTGTCATCAATAACTATTTCAATGCAATCCTATTTGGAATCAATGTTTTAAAAAGGGGAGAGACCGCTCGTTCCCTTGAATGCCTTTGGTATGTGCAGAAGTATTATTTACAATTAATTCGTCTGGAAGAAAATACAACAGACCACTGGGTAAATCCAACCAAATGCCTGGAAGCTGAAATATCGGCAGCAAATTATCAGCGTTATCAAAAATGCACAAGTGACCTTAACGAGAATAATTTGCGTTCGGCTTATAAAGAATTGTTATTTGCTGCCAGAGAAGTGGTGGGAAAGCTCTCAGCCCGCTACAGCTTTAATTATGACTATGAACTATTTCAACGTCTGATTGACTATATTGAGGTCTGA
- a CDS encoding MFS transporter: MNTKQLPDGNSSWKKIALFLISQNISLFGSSVVSFSIIWYITLQTSSGKWVMLFTLCALLPQVLISLWAGVWADRYNRKYLIMLADGFIALATLGMAIAFFSGYQSMELLLAVSLIRSIGAGIQMPAASALYPQIVPRDKLTKVQGINQTLNSVLLLLSPAVGGIVLGSVGIFWAFLIDVITASLAIAVLSFIRIEKVAAIAEPATVFAELRQGIDYVMSHRLLRRVIICFGVSFFLFTPAAVLTPLLVERSFGGDVWRLTANEMVWTIGSLLGGVFVSLRGEFKDKIRTVAICLAGFGVTFALVGITSNFTVYLLIMGIAGFFLPIMSTAQTVLIQENVEAAMMGRVFSLIQIVTGSAMPMAILFFGPLADIVSIGSILWVTGVLLIAVGVLYQVTSKRAGLN, from the coding sequence ATGAATACGAAACAATTGCCTGACGGGAATTCTTCCTGGAAGAAGATAGCTTTATTTTTAATCAGCCAGAATATATCCCTTTTTGGCTCTTCTGTAGTTAGTTTCTCAATTATCTGGTATATCACTCTGCAAACCTCATCCGGTAAATGGGTCATGCTTTTTACCCTCTGCGCATTATTGCCGCAGGTTCTGATTTCGCTGTGGGCCGGCGTGTGGGCCGACCGTTATAATCGCAAATATCTCATTATGCTGGCAGACGGTTTCATTGCCCTGGCTACGCTGGGGATGGCAATCGCCTTTTTTTCCGGGTATCAAAGTATGGAATTGCTGCTGGCAGTTTCTCTTATCCGCTCAATCGGCGCCGGGATTCAAATGCCTGCCGCCAGTGCCCTGTATCCGCAGATTGTACCCAGGGATAAACTGACTAAAGTGCAGGGCATCAATCAGACCCTCAATTCTGTGTTGCTGCTGCTTTCGCCTGCGGTGGGCGGAATCGTGCTCGGGTCTGTAGGGATTTTCTGGGCTTTCCTGATAGATGTGATCACCGCCTCCTTAGCCATTGCGGTGCTTAGCTTTATTCGTATCGAAAAGGTTGCTGCAATTGCGGAACCTGCGACTGTTTTCGCTGAATTGCGCCAAGGGATAGATTATGTTATGAGTCACAGGCTATTGCGGCGGGTAATCATCTGTTTTGGTGTCTCCTTTTTTCTCTTCACACCGGCGGCAGTGTTGACGCCTTTATTGGTGGAGCGCAGTTTTGGCGGTGATGTTTGGCGATTGACCGCCAATGAAATGGTTTGGACGATTGGCTCTTTGCTTGGCGGGGTTTTTGTCTCCCTGCGAGGTGAATTTAAGGATAAAATCCGGACTGTTGCCATTTGTCTGGCAGGCTTCGGTGTTACGTTTGCGTTAGTGGGGATTACCAGTAACTTTACTGTATATCTGCTCATTATGGGGATAGCAGGTTTCTTTTTGCCGATAATGTCGACCGCGCAAACGGTGTTAATTCAGGAGAATGTGGAAGCTGCCATGATGGGGCGGGTATTTTCTCTGATCCAAATCGTCACAGGCAGTGCCATGCCTATGGCCATACTGTTTTTCGGACCACTTGCAGATATTGTGTCCATTGGTTCGATTCTGTGGGTAACAGGTGTGCTGCTGATCGCAGTAGGGGTGTTGTATCAGGTTACCAGTAAGCGTGCCGGTCTGAATTAG
- a CDS encoding BTAD domain-containing putative transcriptional regulator, with protein MDELLLAKIMPPQRGGMLDRPRIADRIAGTDGCQVAFLTAPAGYGKTVAMLQAAKAMDRKLAWCQLDVYDNDPVVFLRYLAASLEQALAGFGAQVLPLLGGGAAGRQRLFVTAFVRELSRYEMVPLLVALDDYHVITNSFVHQFVEDLLLHLPEHIQVMIAGRTLPPFNAYRLRDTAGLLTVGAEQLRFTDEEVQAFLPVRGPGCLSPEREALVRRLNGWPVAVTFAANMYKEGSELSLLAGEEADLHGYLAEEVLARQPAELVDFMQTISVLDVITAEACDRLLERDDSHRLLKVLHKRELLLSRLECPEEAYRYHQLLREFLLERLGEERPLWQCKAGKLALQSGELNAAVEYFRAAGDMEILCDTVREAGLRALGQGLWHTVSRWLDSLDRQRLKRDPWLRYLRATVEVYKGCLEEAEEWLDGLETSFAAQGNQGGLTESRLLQARIWRCRGLFSQSLELLEQVVDQIPPEQRAQRFDLPMEKSLILLVLGRLQEAEAVLLEAFASARSSGNNYLMAHLLEGLGNIYYMQGEYPKALHQYQQGASLLPERVLPGYYAQDSIASIYQDWGELEKALEYARRNIAIKENLGLAEALPSAYLQLAGLHTDRQEWQLAEQCHEKANRLLQEHNGEHFFRALNLVFWGLSLDLQGRLSEARLKTEAALAIAEPQAGLALAVCRAVGATVFVQTGSMAKGKEMLAAAIEALTEIGFNKGLAHACAFQSWLCAVEGEAAGAEAYAQRALALAARIQCQQLFLTHYEMLQPVLEIGLTSGTEVTFVQRILVRKGEQALSLLTRLAGHNDPEVRLRVIAPLAEIRGDQAIALITGLTGDAAAAVSQPARLAARRLGIPAVPGASYAELPAVLLQVNMLGGFKVLLQGVELGKTGWRTAKTQDLLAYLIHKGEPVDRERIQEDLWPDMDAENAANIFHVTLHRLRKLLSKAGCPDILCYSGKRYSLRPDSVCRDTQRFEELAATGLRKETSPKEREACLEQAVALYRGDYLTALDYCWLLHSREKLKRLYAEIRMSLARHYLELSSYGQAITHLQIVAEEDPFAEETHALLMKAYAGQGSRTAAIRQYQKAEAILQKELGLRPSTQLHDLYRNLMQ; from the coding sequence ATGGACGAATTGCTGCTTGCCAAAATCATGCCGCCGCAGCGCGGCGGCATGCTGGACAGACCGAGAATCGCCGATAGAATTGCCGGAACAGACGGGTGCCAGGTTGCGTTTTTAACAGCGCCTGCCGGTTACGGCAAGACGGTGGCCATGCTGCAGGCAGCGAAAGCAATGGACCGGAAGCTGGCCTGGTGTCAATTGGACGTATATGACAATGATCCGGTGGTATTTCTGCGTTATCTGGCAGCAAGCCTGGAGCAGGCGCTGGCCGGTTTCGGCGCCCAGGTGCTGCCCTTGCTTGGCGGCGGAGCAGCGGGCCGGCAGCGGCTGTTTGTTACCGCCTTTGTCCGGGAACTGTCACGGTATGAAATGGTTCCGCTCCTGGTGGCTTTGGATGATTACCATGTGATTACCAACTCTTTTGTACATCAGTTTGTAGAAGATTTGCTGCTGCATCTGCCGGAGCATATCCAGGTTATGATTGCCGGCCGCACCCTGCCGCCGTTTAATGCCTACCGCTTGCGGGACACAGCCGGACTGCTCACCGTAGGGGCTGAACAGCTGCGATTCACAGACGAAGAAGTACAGGCGTTTTTGCCGGTCAGGGGTCCCGGCTGCCTGTCGCCGGAGCGGGAAGCTCTGGTTCGCAGGCTCAACGGCTGGCCGGTGGCTGTAACGTTTGCGGCCAATATGTATAAAGAAGGCTCCGAACTCAGCCTGCTGGCAGGAGAAGAGGCCGATTTGCACGGTTACCTGGCAGAGGAAGTGTTGGCCCGGCAGCCGGCAGAACTGGTCGATTTTATGCAAACCATTTCGGTATTGGATGTCATCACCGCCGAAGCCTGTGACCGGCTGCTGGAGCGGGACGATTCGCACCGGCTGCTAAAGGTGTTGCATAAAAGGGAACTGCTGCTCAGCCGGCTGGAATGCCCGGAGGAAGCATACCGTTACCATCAGCTTTTGCGGGAATTTTTGCTGGAGCGGTTAGGGGAGGAGCGTCCGCTCTGGCAGTGTAAGGCCGGTAAGCTTGCCCTGCAAAGCGGGGAGCTAAACGCTGCAGTGGAATATTTCCGGGCTGCCGGGGATATGGAAATATTATGTGATACGGTTAGGGAGGCCGGCCTCCGGGCGCTTGGTCAGGGGCTTTGGCATACAGTGTCCCGGTGGCTTGACAGCCTGGACAGGCAAAGGCTGAAGCGCGATCCCTGGCTGCGTTATCTCCGGGCGACAGTTGAAGTGTACAAAGGGTGTCTGGAGGAAGCGGAAGAGTGGCTGGATGGCCTGGAGACAAGTTTTGCTGCGCAGGGGAATCAGGGCGGTTTGACTGAGAGCCGTTTGCTGCAGGCCCGGATATGGCGCTGCCGCGGACTTTTCAGCCAAAGCCTGGAACTGCTCGAACAGGTCGTTGACCAGATACCGCCTGAACAAAGAGCGCAGCGGTTTGATTTGCCGATGGAAAAATCACTGATTCTGCTGGTGCTTGGCCGGCTGCAGGAGGCGGAAGCTGTTCTGCTGGAAGCGTTCGCCTCTGCCCGGAGCAGCGGCAACAATTATTTAATGGCCCATCTGCTGGAGGGGCTGGGCAATATCTACTATATGCAGGGCGAATATCCGAAAGCACTGCACCAGTATCAGCAAGGAGCCAGCCTGCTGCCGGAGCGGGTTTTGCCCGGTTATTACGCACAGGACAGCATTGCGAGCATCTACCAGGACTGGGGAGAACTGGAGAAGGCACTGGAGTATGCCAGGCGTAATATTGCCATTAAGGAAAATCTCGGGCTTGCCGAAGCTTTGCCCTCGGCATACCTGCAACTGGCCGGTTTGCATACCGACCGGCAGGAATGGCAATTGGCTGAACAATGTCATGAAAAAGCAAACCGGCTTTTGCAGGAGCATAACGGCGAGCATTTTTTCCGGGCCTTGAATTTGGTTTTTTGGGGGCTGTCCCTGGATTTGCAGGGGCGATTGTCAGAGGCGCGTCTCAAAACGGAAGCGGCGTTAGCCATCGCGGAGCCGCAGGCAGGGCTTGCCCTGGCAGTGTGCCGTGCGGTCGGCGCGACGGTCTTTGTGCAGACCGGGAGTATGGCGAAAGGCAAGGAGATGCTCGCCGCCGCAATTGAGGCTTTAACAGAGATAGGTTTTAACAAAGGGCTTGCTCATGCCTGCGCTTTTCAGTCCTGGCTGTGCGCAGTCGAGGGAGAAGCCGCGGGAGCTGAGGCTTATGCTCAAAGAGCGCTGGCACTGGCTGCGCGGATTCAATGCCAGCAGCTTTTCCTGACCCATTATGAGATGTTGCAGCCGGTATTGGAAATCGGATTGACCAGCGGAACGGAAGTCACGTTTGTTCAGCGCATTCTGGTGCGCAAGGGGGAACAGGCTTTGTCGCTGCTTACACGCCTGGCCGGGCACAACGATCCGGAAGTCCGTTTGCGGGTCATCGCGCCGCTGGCCGAAATCCGCGGTGATCAGGCCATTGCTCTCATCACAGGCTTAACCGGTGACGCCGCTGCGGCGGTTTCACAGCCGGCGCGTTTGGCGGCCCGGCGCCTGGGTATTCCGGCGGTGCCGGGGGCAAGTTATGCGGAACTGCCTGCCGTTTTGCTGCAGGTCAACATGCTGGGTGGTTTTAAGGTTCTGCTGCAGGGCGTGGAACTGGGCAAAACCGGCTGGCGCACCGCCAAAACGCAGGACCTTTTGGCTTATCTGATTCACAAGGGGGAACCGGTCGACCGGGAGCGGATACAGGAGGACTTATGGCCGGATATGGATGCGGAAAACGCTGCCAATATTTTTCATGTTACGCTGCATCGTCTGCGGAAGCTGCTAAGCAAGGCAGGTTGTCCGGATATTCTTTGTTATAGCGGCAAGCGCTACAGCCTGCGACCGGACAGTGTGTGCCGTGATACGCAGCGGTTTGAGGAACTTGCAGCCACCGGGCTGCGCAAGGAGACTTCCCCGAAAGAACGCGAGGCCTGTCTGGAACAGGCGGTGGCGCTTTACCGGGGGGATTATCTGACAGCCCTGGATTATTGCTGGCTGCTCCACAGCCGGGAGAAGCTAAAGCGGCTATATGCCGAAATCCGGATGAGCCTGGCGCGTCACTACCTGGAGCTGAGCTCGTATGGGCAAGCAATAACCCATTTGCAGATTGTGGCGGAAGAAGATCCTTTTGCGGAAGAAACGCATGCCTTGCTGATGAAGGCGTATGCCGGTCAGGGCAGCCGTACGGCGGCAATCAGGCAATATCAGAAGGCGGAGGCTATTTTGCAGAAAGAGCTCGGTCTCAGGCCATCGACGCAGCTTCATGATTTGTACCGGAATCTGATGCAGTAG